A single genomic interval of Flavobacterium sp. N2820 harbors:
- a CDS encoding (4Fe-4S)-binding protein, translating into MDPKDIKKEYTNGEVTIVWQSGKCTHSANCVKNNPAVFKPKEQPWITPDNSTTEKIIETVNKCPSGALTYYLNKND; encoded by the coding sequence ATGGATCCAAAAGACATTAAAAAAGAATATACAAATGGTGAAGTAACCATTGTATGGCAATCTGGAAAGTGTACGCATTCTGCCAATTGCGTTAAAAATAATCCTGCTGTTTTTAAACCAAAAGAACAACCTTGGATTACTCCCGATAATTCAACGACAGAAAAAATTATTGAAACCGTAAACAAATGTCCTTCTGGTGCTTTAACATACTATCTAAACAAAAATGACTAA
- a CDS encoding Crp/Fnr family transcriptional regulator — translation MQSILQNIAKHVALTIDEERLFLSKTETKQFKAKTILLSSGEIANCTYFVNSGILRSFNINDNIIEHVLHFACEGWWIGDMYSYISEKPGNLFIEVLEDAEVVIITKENQEILYQEIPKLERFFRILAENSLVSHQERLMDNLSLTADERFEKFCSKYPTLIQKVPQKHIASYIGVTPEFFSKMKARLLKK, via the coding sequence ATGCAATCTATTTTACAAAATATCGCCAAACACGTTGCTTTGACTATTGATGAAGAACGCTTATTCTTGTCTAAAACCGAAACTAAACAATTCAAAGCCAAAACCATTTTATTGAGTTCGGGCGAAATTGCTAATTGCACATATTTTGTAAATTCTGGTATTTTAAGAAGTTTCAATATCAACGATAATATTATTGAACACGTATTACATTTTGCTTGCGAAGGTTGGTGGATTGGTGATATGTATAGTTATATTTCGGAAAAACCTGGCAATCTTTTTATAGAAGTTTTAGAAGATGCCGAAGTAGTGATTATTACTAAAGAAAACCAAGAAATTCTTTATCAAGAAATCCCGAAATTAGAACGTTTTTTCAGAATATTAGCCGAAAATTCATTGGTTTCCCATCAAGAGCGATTAATGGATAATTTGAGTTTAACCGCCGATGAACGTTTTGAAAAATTCTGTTCTAAATATCCTACCTTAATTCAAAAAGTACCACAAAAACATATTGCCTCTTACATTGGGGTAACTCCTGAGTTTTTTAGCAAAATGAAAGCGCGATTGCTGAAGAAATAA
- a CDS encoding pirin family protein has product MKNIVLHKADSRGHADHGWLNAYHSFSFASWYNPDRVQFGMLRVLNDDTVAAGMGFGTHPHDNMEIITIPLEGDLAHKDSMGNAATIKTGDVQVMSAGTGIQHSEFNPNPDQHTKLFQIWLFPKYRNVEPRYQQITLDQSLQKNDFAQILSPNADDEGVWIHQDAWFYLSDFDNGFSKKLSLKKEGNGFYIMNIEGEIEVNGEKLERRDAIGIWATNEIEIKANSNAKFLVMEIPMEQ; this is encoded by the coding sequence ATGAAAAATATCGTTTTACACAAAGCAGATTCAAGAGGCCATGCAGATCATGGATGGTTAAATGCATATCATAGTTTTAGTTTTGCAAGTTGGTACAATCCTGATAGAGTACAATTTGGAATGTTGCGCGTTTTAAACGACGATACCGTTGCAGCAGGAATGGGTTTTGGAACACATCCGCACGATAATATGGAAATTATCACCATTCCGCTAGAAGGCGATTTAGCTCATAAAGACAGTATGGGAAATGCCGCAACTATCAAAACAGGAGATGTGCAAGTAATGAGTGCTGGAACCGGAATTCAACACAGCGAATTCAATCCAAATCCTGACCAACACACAAAATTGTTTCAAATTTGGTTGTTTCCAAAATATAGAAATGTGGAACCTCGTTACCAACAAATTACATTAGACCAATCTTTACAAAAAAATGATTTTGCGCAAATCTTATCTCCAAATGCAGACGACGAAGGTGTTTGGATTCATCAAGATGCTTGGTTTTATTTGAGTGATTTTGACAACGGTTTTTCAAAAAAATTAAGTTTGAAAAAAGAAGGAAACGGATTTTATATCATGAATATTGAAGGTGAAATTGAAGTAAATGGCGAAAAACTAGAAAGAAGAGATGCAATTGGGATTTGGGCAACCAATGAAATTGAAATCAAGGCGAATTCAAATGCGAAGTTTTTAGTGATGGAAATTCCGATGGAACAATAA
- a CDS encoding GNAT family N-acetyltransferase, which produces MNDEVQLKINDKNGAFYIEVNGKQESLMTFVFAGEDKIIIDHTEVNPGNEGKGFGKKMVTKAVEFARKKGIKIIPLCPFAKSVFDKTPEFRDVL; this is translated from the coding sequence ATGAACGACGAAGTACAACTAAAAATCAATGATAAAAACGGAGCTTTTTACATTGAAGTAAATGGAAAACAAGAGTCTTTGATGACTTTTGTTTTTGCTGGCGAAGATAAAATCATCATCGACCACACTGAAGTTAATCCTGGAAATGAAGGAAAAGGTTTTGGTAAAAAAATGGTGACCAAAGCGGTGGAATTTGCTCGAAAAAAAGGCATCAAAATTATTCCGCTTTGTCCGTTTGCCAAAAGTGTTTTTGATAAAACTCCCGAATTTAGAGACGTATTATAA